One Anaerohalosphaeraceae bacterium genomic region harbors:
- a CDS encoding AAA family ATPase yields the protein MFTEKAQAVIDTAKDTAFADGKTELEMAALLSAMVSQPQACLLLADCLKMEPDNLKACLLLNVKPASCPQKLPLSTHVRSVLKTASSMAQEIPDPHRPGLIDIRHIAAALAASPSACEMIHQTPISQEDGLKKIAEWLQQDSQNPALSELLDRIRKMRGLLLERLFGQDHAVQAFVEGVFNAEVTAAADSQRRCPRAVFVFAGPPGVGKTFLAELGAACLDRPFKRFDMSAYSGHQQNEALVGIARSFQGAHPGLLTEFVEKNPEAVLLFDEIEKAHQNTIFLFLQILDAGSLEDKYHERPVSFRDTTIIFTTNAGKTLYNRPNQSGVHTANAAFHRQTILDALKTEKDPQTGLPFFPEAICSRMGTGYPILFNHLGINELEQVVRNEFRRVCRLLERQYYKNMQVDELVPICLVLREGARADARTLRSGAERFVKTEIFNFCRLFKTERLEDIFEQVDSVQFALESSPDFLEPEVRRLFLPEQKPCILLAADAKTCQLFQKHLTQIDWQTAENAQEALQILAEKDVDLVILDIWMGESASPLSPSLKDFDHVPAAARRLDKGQELLRKIRERLPNIPIYLLSLVPSDQQSEPVQTTDEELLFACVRGGGARGMIACGFLDEKSDGWEQQQKLFESSLLDTARRLHREKQAALMAREHKVLAFDTVPRMNHQTRTITIVLRNLRIRHAIAAADAGEILDEVQRPRTRFEEVIGAQTAKEELLFFIDYLKNPRRFAAMGLKAPKGVLLYGPPGTGKTMLARAMAGESNAAFLPVSATNFVTIWQGSGPQNIRDLFARARRYAPAIIFIDEIDAIGKVRLGGPGGRAEENTLNALLTEMDGFTSESPEQPVFVLAATNFSIDGGAENAGRTLDPALVRRFSRTILVDLPERAARLEYLRLRVQTCRNCRISTKILDSIAERSSGLSIAHLETILETASRTALKAGRPLTDAILEETFESVRFGQARPRSADEVRRTAYHEAGHAILYWQSGQWPAYLSVVSRGKHGGYMDRSSEDIESTRSQSRPELMAEIRAALGGRAAEILLFGPESGLSTGASADLEAATRLARAAVCCYGMTDEFGLLAAPELLKYEAALGSPLYQKVNEIVQTLLARQMQMTFEILKNHRGHLDSLAQALISRERLSRDEVRQILPEPPISASDAIHSNSSST from the coding sequence ATGTTCACAGAAAAAGCCCAAGCTGTTATCGATACCGCCAAAGACACGGCTTTTGCTGACGGCAAGACTGAATTGGAAATGGCGGCTCTTTTATCCGCCATGGTCAGTCAGCCGCAGGCATGTCTTTTACTGGCGGATTGTCTGAAAATGGAACCGGACAATCTCAAAGCATGCCTTCTTCTGAACGTCAAGCCCGCTTCGTGTCCGCAGAAACTTCCGCTCTCTACCCATGTTCGCTCTGTCCTGAAGACAGCCTCTTCGATGGCACAGGAAATTCCTGACCCTCATCGGCCGGGTTTGATTGACATTCGGCACATAGCCGCAGCTCTGGCCGCGTCACCATCTGCCTGTGAAATGATTCATCAGACCCCTATTTCACAGGAAGACGGCCTAAAAAAAATAGCCGAGTGGCTTCAGCAGGACAGCCAAAATCCGGCTCTCAGTGAACTGCTGGACCGAATTCGAAAGATGAGGGGGCTTCTGCTCGAGCGTCTATTCGGGCAGGACCATGCCGTGCAGGCCTTTGTGGAAGGAGTTTTCAATGCCGAAGTAACCGCAGCGGCAGACAGCCAGCGTCGATGTCCTCGAGCCGTTTTTGTATTCGCCGGTCCTCCAGGTGTCGGCAAAACATTCCTTGCGGAATTGGGGGCTGCCTGTCTGGACCGTCCATTTAAGCGGTTTGACATGAGCGCCTACTCCGGCCATCAGCAGAATGAGGCACTGGTGGGCATTGCCCGCAGCTTTCAGGGAGCCCATCCCGGCCTTTTGACCGAATTTGTGGAAAAGAATCCGGAAGCCGTCCTGCTTTTTGATGAGATTGAAAAGGCGCATCAGAACACAATTTTCCTATTCCTGCAGATACTCGACGCCGGGTCCCTGGAAGATAAATACCACGAGCGTCCTGTCAGTTTTCGCGATACAACTATTATTTTTACAACCAATGCAGGCAAAACACTGTATAACCGTCCGAATCAAAGCGGCGTTCATACCGCCAACGCCGCCTTTCACCGCCAGACGATTCTGGATGCCCTAAAAACAGAAAAAGACCCGCAGACAGGTCTGCCGTTCTTTCCGGAAGCCATCTGTTCTCGAATGGGAACCGGTTATCCGATTCTTTTCAATCATCTGGGCATTAACGAACTGGAACAGGTTGTCCGTAATGAATTTCGGCGGGTCTGCCGGCTTCTCGAACGCCAATATTACAAAAATATGCAGGTGGATGAGCTGGTGCCGATCTGCCTGGTTCTGCGAGAAGGTGCCAGGGCCGATGCCCGCACGCTTCGCTCCGGTGCGGAACGATTTGTGAAGACGGAAATCTTCAATTTCTGCCGGCTTTTCAAGACGGAACGCTTGGAGGATATTTTTGAACAGGTTGATTCCGTCCAGTTCGCTTTGGAAAGCTCCCCGGATTTTCTCGAGCCGGAGGTTCGACGCCTCTTTCTGCCCGAACAGAAACCCTGTATCCTTCTGGCAGCCGATGCAAAAACCTGCCAGCTTTTTCAAAAACACTTGACGCAGATAGACTGGCAGACTGCCGAAAACGCCCAGGAGGCCCTTCAAATTCTGGCCGAAAAAGATGTCGACCTGGTTATATTGGATATTTGGATGGGTGAATCAGCAAGTCCGCTTTCTCCCAGTTTAAAAGATTTTGACCATGTTCCCGCCGCTGCACGCCGGCTGGACAAAGGCCAGGAGCTGCTTCGAAAAATCCGCGAACGGCTACCGAATATTCCGATTTATTTGCTGTCTCTTGTTCCATCCGACCAGCAGTCAGAACCCGTCCAAACGACCGATGAAGAATTGCTGTTTGCCTGTGTCCGGGGAGGCGGAGCGAGAGGAATGATTGCCTGCGGCTTTTTGGATGAAAAATCCGACGGATGGGAGCAGCAGCAAAAACTCTTCGAGTCATCCCTTCTGGATACCGCCCGGCGGCTTCATCGTGAAAAGCAGGCCGCCTTAATGGCACGAGAACATAAAGTCCTGGCCTTTGATACCGTCCCTCGAATGAATCATCAAACTCGCACTATTACGATCGTTTTGAGAAATCTGCGGATTCGACACGCGATAGCGGCCGCTGACGCCGGAGAAATTCTGGATGAGGTGCAACGTCCCCGAACTCGTTTCGAAGAGGTCATCGGGGCTCAGACAGCCAAAGAAGAACTTTTGTTCTTTATTGATTACTTAAAAAATCCGCGGCGTTTTGCAGCTATGGGACTAAAAGCCCCGAAGGGAGTTCTGCTTTACGGTCCGCCCGGCACCGGCAAAACCATGCTGGCCCGTGCGATGGCCGGTGAATCGAATGCAGCGTTTCTGCCTGTTTCGGCAACCAACTTTGTGACCATTTGGCAGGGAAGCGGACCTCAAAATATTCGGGATTTATTTGCTCGGGCCAGACGGTATGCTCCAGCCATCATTTTTATCGACGAAATCGATGCTATCGGCAAAGTCCGACTCGGAGGTCCCGGGGGTCGGGCCGAGGAAAACACCCTCAACGCCTTATTAACAGAAATGGACGGCTTTACCAGTGAATCCCCCGAGCAGCCGGTCTTTGTTCTGGCAGCTACCAATTTTTCTATAGACGGCGGGGCCGAAAACGCCGGACGAACACTGGACCCGGCTTTGGTTCGGCGGTTTTCCCGGACGATTCTTGTGGATTTGCCGGAACGAGCAGCCCGACTCGAATACCTTCGTCTACGGGTTCAAACCTGTCGAAATTGCCGAATTTCCACGAAAATTCTCGACAGTATTGCCGAGCGCTCATCAGGTCTAAGTATTGCCCATTTGGAAACGATTCTCGAAACGGCCTCCCGAACCGCCCTCAAAGCGGGCCGGCCTCTTACGGATGCAATTCTCGAAGAGACCTTTGAATCCGTTCGATTCGGCCAGGCCCGACCACGCAGTGCCGATGAAGTCCGTCGGACGGCTTATCACGAGGCAGGCCATGCAATTCTTTACTGGCAAAGCGGCCAATGGCCCGCCTATTTATCAGTGGTTTCTCGCGGTAAACACGGAGGGTATATGGACCGCAGTTCCGAAGACATCGAATCGACTCGTTCCCAGAGCCGCCCGGAACTGATGGCCGAAATCCGGGCCGCTCTCGGGGGACGCGCGGCAGAAATCCTTCTGTTCGGACCGGAATCAGGGCTTTCTACAGGAGCGTCGGCAGACCTCGAAGCGGCAACCCGACTGGCTCGGGCAGCTGTCTGCTGCTACGGAATGACGGATGAATTCGGTCTGCTGGCGGCACCCGAATTGCTCAAATACGAAGCAGCCCTCGGCAGTCCGCTGTATCAGAAGGTCAATGAAATCGTTCAGACCCTTCTGGCTCGCCAAATGCAGATGACCTTCGAGATTCTGAAAAACCATCGCGGCCACCTCGATTCGCTGGCACAGGCCCTCATCAGTCGGGAACGGCTTTCCAGAGACGAGGTCAGGCAGATTCTTCCTGAACCGCCGATTTCGGCATCGGATGCCATTCATTCCAATTCATCTTCCACGTAG